One region of Oculatellaceae cyanobacterium genomic DNA includes:
- a CDS encoding DciA family protein codes for MSFESINNILCALENQAEFQKIQQFRGLLRCWAEAVGTAANAHTRPISISRDVLFVATSSSAWSNNLSLQRYGILKQLNAQLPISLIDIRFSTAQWQDVVGQANSLDERGQSLILQHPSWVGDAASLSSQCEQATVTDSQTAFQNWAKRVRERSHELPLCPQCQCPTPTGELQHWGVCSFCTSKKQHQ; via the coding sequence ATGTCTTTTGAAAGTATAAATAATATCTTATGCGCTCTGGAAAATCAGGCTGAGTTTCAGAAAATTCAGCAGTTTCGCGGTTTGTTAAGATGTTGGGCTGAAGCTGTGGGAACTGCTGCCAATGCCCATACTCGACCGATTTCTATCTCTAGAGATGTCTTGTTTGTTGCTACATCTAGTTCGGCTTGGTCGAATAATCTGTCTTTGCAACGGTATGGCATCCTCAAACAGTTGAATGCTCAATTACCGATTAGTTTAATTGATATTCGCTTTTCTACCGCTCAATGGCAAGATGTCGTTGGTCAGGCAAATTCCTTAGATGAGCGAGGGCAATCGTTGATATTACAACATCCTAGCTGGGTTGGGGATGCCGCGTCCTTATCATCTCAATGTGAGCAGGCTACAGTTACAGATTCACAAACGGCTTTTCAAAACTGGGCTAAACGAGTCAGGGAGCGATCGCACGAGTTACCTCTTTGTCCCCAGTGTCAGTGTCCCACACCAACCGGAGAATTACAGCATTGGGGTGTTTGTTCCTTTTGTACCAGTAAAAAGCAGCATCAGTAG
- the menB gene encoding 1,4-dihydroxy-2-naphthoyl-CoA synthase: protein MNLNWETAKTYEDILYFKTNGIAKIVINRPHKRNAFRPKTIFELYDAFCDAREDTSIGVVLFTGAGPHTDGKYAFCSGGDQSVRGEGGYIDDAGVPRLNVLDLQRLIRSMPKVIIALVAGYAIGGGHVLHLICDLTIAADNAIFGQTGPKVGSFDGGFGASYMARIVGQKKAREIWFLCRQYTAAQALEMSLVNCVVPIEQLESEGIQWATEILEKSPIAIRCLKAAFNADCDGQAGLQELAGNATLLYYMTEEGAEGKQAFLEKRQPNFRQYPWLP from the coding sequence ATGAACCTCAACTGGGAAACCGCTAAAACTTACGAAGACATCCTGTATTTCAAAACTAACGGGATTGCCAAAATTGTGATCAATCGCCCTCACAAACGTAACGCTTTCCGACCCAAAACCATCTTTGAACTCTACGATGCTTTTTGCGATGCTCGTGAAGACACAAGCATCGGCGTTGTATTGTTTACTGGAGCAGGCCCACATACAGATGGGAAATATGCCTTCTGTTCAGGTGGAGATCAAAGCGTTCGCGGAGAGGGTGGCTATATAGATGATGCAGGAGTCCCACGCCTCAATGTGCTGGACTTACAACGGCTAATTCGCTCCATGCCGAAAGTTATAATTGCTTTGGTTGCTGGTTATGCTATCGGCGGCGGACACGTCTTACATTTGATTTGTGACCTAACTATCGCTGCTGACAATGCTATTTTCGGTCAAACTGGCCCCAAAGTCGGCAGCTTTGATGGTGGGTTTGGTGCTAGTTATATGGCGCGGATTGTTGGTCAAAAAAAAGCACGGGAAATCTGGTTTTTATGCCGTCAGTATACTGCGGCTCAAGCATTAGAAATGAGCTTAGTTAATTGCGTCGTTCCAATAGAACAGCTAGAGTCAGAAGGTATCCAATGGGCTACAGAAATTTTAGAAAAAAGTCCCATCGCCATTCGCTGCTTAAAAGCTGCCTTTAATGCCGATTGCGACGGTCAAGCTGGTCTGCAAGAACTTGCTGGTAACGCGACCTTACTTTATTACATGACAGAGGAAGGAGCAGAAGGTAAACAGGCGTTTCTAGAAAAGCGTCAACCTAATTTTCGCCAATATCCCTGGCTACCTTAA
- the menD gene encoding 2-succinyl-5-enolpyruvyl-6-hydroxy-3-cyclohexene-1-carboxylic-acid synthase yields the protein MTIDFRNTNSVWASILAATLQRLGLTTAIICPGSRSTPLAVAFAQHPQIEAIPVLDERSASFFALGIAKRTHRPVVLVCTSGTAGANFYPAVIEAKESRVPLIVLTADRPPELRDCHSGQTIDQVKLYGNYPNWQTELAVPSLDIKLLRYLRQTIMYAWERSQFPTPGAVHLNIPFRDPLAPIPELETEVLKSQFQPSEFFARITPYIQTQTSSIPNLETIIEQWLQEDRGIIIAGVAQPQQPEEYCSAIAHLSKLLKFPVLAEGLSPVRNYAQLNPDLISTYDLILRNQQLAQQLTPEIVIQIGDLPTSKELRTWLESIQPEQWIIDKCHHNLDSLHNQTNHLRISVEQLTSVAEKYLLLRQSPDNRPEEIPNSSYIDLWCNSEASVRSSIDQKMFSMQELFEGKLAWLLSQTLPPKTPIFISNSMPVRDVEFFWTPNNSEIQPFFNRGANGIDGTLSTALGIAHRHQSSIMLTGDLALLHDTNGFLLRNKFFGSLTIVLINNNGGGIFEMLPIFKFEPPFEEFFATPQNINFAELCTTYSVDYELITSWQHLQQLLNPLPTTGIRVLELRTNRKTDANWRKNNLGKFALTISS from the coding sequence ATGACTATAGATTTTCGCAATACTAATTCTGTTTGGGCTTCAATTCTAGCAGCAACTCTACAGCGACTAGGATTAACCACAGCCATTATTTGCCCTGGATCAAGATCAACGCCTTTAGCCGTTGCCTTTGCTCAACATCCGCAAATAGAAGCAATTCCCGTTTTAGATGAACGTTCCGCCTCCTTTTTTGCTTTAGGAATAGCAAAACGTACACATCGTCCTGTGGTTTTAGTTTGTACTTCTGGGACTGCTGGAGCAAACTTTTATCCAGCAGTAATTGAAGCTAAAGAAAGTCGTGTACCACTAATAGTTTTAACAGCAGATCGTCCACCAGAATTGCGAGATTGTCATTCTGGGCAGACAATTGATCAAGTTAAATTATATGGCAATTATCCTAACTGGCAAACTGAGTTAGCAGTGCCTAGTTTAGATATTAAACTATTGCGTTACCTACGGCAGACAATTATGTATGCTTGGGAGCGATCGCAATTTCCTACCCCTGGTGCAGTCCATCTTAACATTCCCTTTCGCGACCCCCTTGCCCCCATCCCAGAATTAGAAACCGAAGTTCTTAAGTCGCAATTTCAGCCATCAGAATTTTTTGCGAGAATAACACCATATATTCAGACGCAAACATCATCTATTCCAAATCTTGAAACTATCATCGAACAATGGCTGCAAGAAGATCGAGGAATTATTATTGCTGGCGTTGCACAGCCTCAGCAACCAGAAGAATATTGTAGTGCGATCGCACACCTTTCTAAACTCTTAAAATTCCCTGTCCTAGCTGAAGGACTATCTCCAGTTAGAAACTACGCCCAACTTAACCCCGATTTAATATCCACATATGATTTAATTCTGCGAAATCAACAATTAGCACAACAACTAACACCTGAAATAGTCATTCAAATAGGTGACTTACCTACAAGTAAAGAATTGCGTACCTGGCTAGAATCTATTCAACCTGAACAATGGATAATTGATAAGTGCCATCATAACCTTGATTCTCTACATAACCAAACAAACCATCTACGAATATCTGTAGAACAATTAACTTCTGTAGCTGAGAAATATTTATTATTAAGACAATCGCCAGATAACCGTCCCGAAGAAATACCAAACTCGTCTTATATAGATTTATGGTGTAATAGCGAAGCCAGCGTTAGGTCATCTATTGACCAAAAAATGTTCAGTATGCAGGAGTTATTTGAAGGGAAACTTGCCTGGTTACTTTCCCAAACGCTACCACCAAAAACTCCCATCTTTATTTCTAATAGTATGCCCGTGCGAGATGTGGAATTTTTCTGGACACCTAATAATTCTGAAATCCAACCTTTTTTCAATCGGGGTGCAAACGGTATTGATGGCACTTTATCCACAGCTTTAGGAATTGCCCACCGTCATCAAAGCAGTATTATGCTAACTGGTGATTTGGCTTTATTGCACGATACCAACGGCTTTTTACTTAGAAATAAGTTTTTTGGAAGCCTCACCATTGTTTTAATTAATAATAACGGCGGCGGCATTTTTGAAATGTTGCCTATATTTAAATTTGAGCCACCTTTTGAAGAATTTTTTGCAACACCACAAAATATTAATTTTGCTGAGTTGTGTACTACTTATAGCGTAGATTATGAATTAATTACGTCCTGGCAACATCTACAACAGCTACTCAACCCGCTACCAACAACAGGTATTAGAGTTTTAGAGTTACGCACCAATAGAAAAACCGATGCTAACTGGCGAAAGAATAATTTAGGCAAATTTGCTCTGACTATTAGTTCTTGA
- a CDS encoding right-handed parallel beta-helix repeat-containing protein: protein MRSQSVPEGESRSVAGGKSPAINLRSTQSARIIPGMSYCLNTNCENPQNPPGAKYCESCGTTLLLGDRYRAIKQIGEGGFGRTFLAVDEYKPSKPYCVIKQFFPQDASFPKAKPLFQQEAVLQENLGKHPQIPDLLAHFEQDDRLYLVQEFIDGQNLGEELIQNGCFSEAQIWALLNDLLPVLQFIHESRLIHRDIKPENIIRRQADSKLFLVDFGASKTTTNSSIAKSGTMIGTLGYVAPEQLEGNAIFASDLYSLGLTCVHLMTGIHPFRLLTVGINTWRNHLSNPISSQLSRVIHKLLLPDTIHRYQSAAEVLLETNHFTSQHPAAIGSPLAIPLPSANNSALIVSKIGVADYRSISQAIKNAQEGSRILVRPGFYQESLVIDKPLEIVGDGSVADIIVESKGSSCIRMQTGYAVVRGLTLRHRAGNFKSLFDKSSYAVDIPQGQLILENCDINSAVATGIKIHGASADPRIRGCRIHNGKGCGVLVSKNGRGTLEGCDIFGNNFEVQITDGGNPILRRCQIHEGKGFGVWIDENSNGTVEDCDIFGNIEVGVYIGDGSNATIQRCRINRNEGHAVCVSVNGTGTVENCDLTGNVGGAWNIATGGLLYHQGNKE from the coding sequence ATGCGTTCGCAAAGCGTCCCCGAAGGGGAATCGCGAAGCGTTGCCGGAGGCAAATCGCCAGCTATAAATTTAAGATCGACTCAATCTGCGCGTATCATTCCAGGTATGTCTTATTGCCTGAATACAAATTGCGAAAATCCTCAAAATCCACCTGGAGCAAAGTATTGCGAAAGTTGTGGTACAACATTGCTATTGGGCGATCGCTATCGTGCCATTAAACAAATTGGTGAAGGTGGCTTTGGTAGAACTTTTTTAGCGGTAGATGAATACAAACCATCAAAGCCTTATTGTGTAATTAAGCAATTTTTTCCCCAAGACGCTAGCTTCCCCAAGGCAAAGCCACTGTTTCAACAAGAAGCTGTGCTACAAGAGAATTTAGGAAAACATCCCCAAATTCCAGACCTTTTAGCACATTTTGAGCAGGATGATCGCCTGTATTTAGTACAAGAATTTATCGACGGGCAAAATTTAGGTGAAGAACTAATTCAAAATGGCTGTTTTAGTGAAGCTCAAATCTGGGCTTTACTTAATGATTTACTGCCAGTATTGCAGTTTATCCATGAATCACGTTTAATCCACCGAGATATTAAACCAGAAAATATTATTCGTCGTCAGGCTGATAGCAAACTGTTTTTAGTAGATTTTGGTGCTAGTAAAACTACTACTAATTCCTCTATCGCTAAAAGTGGTACGATGATCGGCACTCTGGGATATGTTGCTCCAGAACAGCTTGAAGGCAATGCTATTTTTGCCAGCGACCTTTATAGTCTAGGACTTACCTGTGTCCATTTAATGACAGGAATTCACCCATTTCGCTTATTAACTGTAGGTATTAATACTTGGCGTAATCACTTAAGTAATCCAATTAGTAGCCAATTAAGCCGTGTAATTCACAAGCTACTGCTTCCAGATACTATTCACCGTTATCAATCGGCAGCAGAAGTACTACTAGAAACAAATCATTTTACATCTCAACATCCAGCAGCAATTGGCTCACCCTTAGCCATTCCACTGCCAAGCGCGAATAATTCAGCACTGATTGTCTCTAAAATTGGTGTAGCTGATTATAGAAGTATTAGCCAAGCGATTAAAAATGCTCAAGAGGGAAGTCGAATTTTAGTACGTCCAGGTTTCTATCAGGAAAGTTTAGTAATTGATAAACCATTGGAAATTGTGGGTGATGGTTCAGTCGCAGATATTATTGTTGAAAGTAAAGGCTCATCTTGTATCAGGATGCAAACAGGCTATGCAGTAGTACGTGGTTTAACTTTACGTCACCGCGCTGGCAATTTTAAATCTTTATTTGATAAATCATCTTATGCTGTTGATATTCCCCAAGGGCAATTGATTTTAGAAAATTGTGATATTAATTCAGCAGTAGCAACTGGTATAAAAATTCATGGTGCATCTGCTGACCCTCGGATTCGGGGATGCAGAATTCATAACGGCAAAGGTTGTGGTGTTTTGGTAAGCAAAAATGGTCGTGGAACTTTGGAAGGTTGCGACATTTTTGGCAATAACTTTGAGGTACAGATTACTGATGGTGGTAATCCCATCTTACGTAGATGCCAAATTCATGAGGGCAAAGGGTTTGGCGTTTGGATTGATGAAAATAGTAATGGAACGGTGGAAGATTGCGATATTTTTGGCAATATCGAAGTTGGCGTTTATATCGGTGATGGTAGTAATGCTACTATTCAGCGATGCAGAATTAATCGCAATGAAGGTCATGCTGTTTGTGTATCAGTCAACGGCACTGGTACTGTAGAAAACTGCGATTTGACTGGCAATGTTGGGGGCGCGTGGAATATTGCTACTGGTGGTTTACTTTATCATCAAGGTAATAAGGAATAG